A window from Candidatus Hydrogenedentota bacterium encodes these proteins:
- the tatA gene encoding twin-arginine translocase TatA/TatE family subunit, whose amino-acid sequence MGLPGGPELIIILVIVLVIFGAGKLPGVGRSLGMAITEFKEGIKGVKEETLDAPAKKEGEPKAE is encoded by the coding sequence ATGGGATTACCAGGCGGTCCGGAGTTGATCATCATATTGGTCATCGTCCTTGTCATATTCGGCGCGGGAAAGCTCCCCGGCGTGGGCAGGTCCTTGGGCATGGCCATCACCGAGTTCAAGGAAGGCATCAAGGGCGTCAAAGAAGAGACGCTTGACGCTCCCGCGAAGAAAGAAGGCGAGCCCAAGGCGGAATAG